A stretch of Estrella lausannensis DNA encodes these proteins:
- a CDS encoding SpoIID/LytB domain-containing protein, producing MIKRMIALAAIALLAGQQAEAAPLWDTMKSYFSKRTDERPEIRIMIVKEKPSVQMAIDGKYRIYDPRTRDHIATRQLGRKAEVTHQGDGLRWSEGFPGLHQLMIVPDTITTTIKVDGKEYQGSITIYEVEGMLSVINNIGFEELLTAVLADEVGENEPLELIAAAAIVARTNAYALAENPANPFWAVSADQVGYRGLPPNTDLTKVHEAVRNTRYMILGAKGSFEGVSTPFSGDFARSQEAKLLNAGKVPSRISFADAKKLAANGKDAAEILHHSFPDAEISMTRYSPGSGR from the coding sequence ATGATCAAAAGGATGATTGCGCTAGCAGCTATCGCTCTGCTGGCAGGCCAACAGGCCGAAGCAGCGCCACTTTGGGACACGATGAAAAGCTATTTTTCAAAAAGAACGGACGAGAGGCCTGAGATCAGAATCATGATCGTCAAAGAAAAACCCTCTGTCCAAATGGCCATCGACGGCAAATACCGTATATACGATCCAAGAACCCGCGATCATATCGCGACAAGACAACTGGGCAGAAAAGCCGAAGTTACCCATCAAGGGGACGGCCTCCGCTGGAGCGAGGGTTTCCCGGGTTTACACCAGCTGATGATCGTACCCGACACCATCACCACCACAATCAAAGTCGATGGCAAAGAGTATCAGGGAAGCATCACTATCTATGAAGTCGAGGGTATGCTCTCTGTGATCAACAACATCGGATTTGAAGAACTGCTCACCGCTGTACTGGCAGATGAGGTAGGCGAAAATGAACCGCTTGAGCTGATTGCCGCAGCCGCCATCGTTGCGCGCACAAACGCCTATGCGCTCGCCGAAAATCCCGCCAATCCCTTCTGGGCCGTCTCTGCCGACCAGGTGGGCTACCGTGGTTTGCCCCCCAATACCGATCTTACAAAAGTTCATGAAGCGGTGCGCAACACCCGCTACATGATTTTGGGAGCCAAAGGATCGTTTGAAGGCGTCTCAACCCCCTTCTCAGGTGACTTTGCCCGCTCGCAAGAAGCAAAATTGCTAAACGCCGGTAAAGTGCCCTCCCGCATCTCGTTTGCCGATGCCAAAAAACTGGCTGCCAACGGAAAAGATGCCGCGGAAATTCTACACCACTCGTTCCCCGACGCCGAAATCTCCATGACCCGCTACTCACCGGGATCCGGTCGTTAA
- the acs gene encoding acetate--CoA ligase: MKEESTTVSHLMTETRVFPPNSSYKKGDGISSAQEFEKLYQASIENQNTFWLSQAESLAWFQKPTKGMEYAWDPDKNNVWHRFFDDGLINVSFNCLDRHMGTERENKLALIWQGEKEEEFRTFTYKELLLEVERFAALLKSRGIEKSDRVAFYMPCVPELAIGMLAAARIGAVHSVIFGGFSAESLSHRIQDAGCKLAVTSNVALRGGKTIHLKEILDEALLKTETIERVIVHRRTNDRCPMKEGRDHFLDDELRSIKEGAPAEALRSEDPLFILYTSGSTGKPKGVVHTQAGYLLQASMTHKLVFDLKEDDIYWCTADLGWITGHSYVVYGPLSNGATSVMFEGIPTYPSPARFFEVIDKWRVSIFYTAPTAIRALMREGEKWPNSCRLDSLRVLGSVGEPINPEAWMWYHQVIGKGKCPVVDTWWQTETGSIMLSPIPGISTLKPGSASKPFLGVEPKIIDDSGEECRIDEGGNLCIMRPWPGIMRTTWGDHQRFIDTYFKQVKGAYFTGDGCRKDGDGDFWLLGRIDDVVNVSGHRIGTAEVESAMVSHEAVAEAAVVSYPHDIKGEALCAFVTLVADAKPSKELEGELKEHIRREIGPIAIPDKIHFTSKLPKTRSGKIMRRILRKIIRKELDSIGDISTLADPTAIEDLASFE, encoded by the coding sequence ATGAAAGAAGAGAGTACCACAGTATCCCATCTCATGACCGAAACTCGCGTCTTTCCGCCCAATTCTTCCTATAAAAAAGGAGACGGCATCTCATCCGCTCAGGAGTTTGAAAAACTCTATCAGGCTTCCATCGAGAATCAAAATACCTTTTGGCTTAGCCAGGCAGAGTCGCTCGCTTGGTTTCAAAAACCCACGAAAGGGATGGAATACGCATGGGATCCCGATAAAAATAATGTGTGGCACCGCTTTTTTGATGATGGGCTAATCAACGTCTCATTCAACTGCCTTGACAGGCATATGGGAACAGAAAGAGAGAACAAGCTGGCCCTCATATGGCAAGGAGAGAAAGAAGAGGAGTTTCGCACCTTCACCTATAAGGAGCTTTTGCTCGAAGTCGAGCGCTTTGCAGCCCTTTTGAAATCCCGCGGAATCGAAAAAAGCGACCGTGTCGCGTTTTACATGCCTTGCGTTCCTGAACTTGCCATCGGCATGCTTGCAGCGGCAAGGATCGGCGCTGTTCACTCCGTAATTTTCGGCGGATTCAGTGCTGAATCACTCTCTCATCGCATTCAGGATGCCGGTTGCAAGCTTGCCGTCACATCGAATGTCGCCCTCCGCGGCGGGAAAACAATTCACCTGAAAGAAATTTTAGATGAAGCCCTGTTGAAAACAGAGACGATTGAAAGGGTAATCGTCCACAGAAGGACGAATGATCGATGCCCTATGAAAGAGGGTAGAGACCACTTTTTAGATGACGAACTCCGTTCCATCAAAGAAGGCGCTCCGGCGGAAGCACTTCGCAGCGAAGACCCTCTTTTCATTCTGTACACATCAGGTTCAACAGGAAAGCCCAAAGGAGTCGTCCACACGCAGGCAGGGTACCTCCTGCAAGCTTCCATGACCCACAAGCTTGTGTTTGATTTAAAGGAGGATGACATCTACTGGTGCACGGCTGACCTGGGATGGATTACAGGACACAGCTATGTCGTTTACGGTCCTCTCTCCAACGGGGCCACTTCGGTAATGTTTGAAGGCATCCCCACCTACCCCTCCCCTGCCCGGTTTTTCGAAGTCATCGATAAATGGCGTGTCTCCATTTTCTACACAGCTCCCACAGCGATTCGTGCCCTGATGCGAGAGGGTGAGAAGTGGCCAAACTCCTGCCGTCTTGACTCTCTCAGGGTGTTGGGATCTGTCGGTGAACCCATTAATCCCGAGGCCTGGATGTGGTACCACCAAGTCATCGGAAAAGGTAAATGCCCCGTGGTGGACACCTGGTGGCAAACAGAGACTGGGTCGATTATGCTTTCACCTATTCCTGGTATCAGCACTCTAAAACCCGGCAGCGCCAGCAAGCCATTCTTAGGTGTTGAACCTAAAATCATCGACGACAGCGGAGAGGAGTGCCGAATCGACGAAGGAGGCAATCTTTGCATCATGAGGCCATGGCCAGGAATCATGCGCACAACCTGGGGCGATCATCAACGCTTTATCGATACGTACTTCAAGCAGGTGAAGGGGGCCTATTTTACAGGCGACGGATGTCGGAAAGATGGGGACGGGGATTTTTGGCTTCTCGGACGTATAGATGATGTCGTTAACGTCTCGGGTCATCGCATAGGCACTGCTGAAGTGGAATCGGCCATGGTGAGCCATGAAGCCGTCGCTGAAGCGGCCGTGGTTTCCTATCCTCACGATATCAAGGGAGAGGCGCTATGCGCATTTGTGACCTTGGTGGCGGACGCGAAACCGAGCAAAGAATTGGAGGGCGAACTCAAAGAACACATCCGCCGGGAGATCGGACCCATCGCCATTCCTGACAAAATTCACTTTACTTCAAAACTTCCTAAAACAAGATCCGGTAAAATCATGCGCCGCATCCTTCGGAAAATTATAAGAAAGGAGCTCGATTCGATAGGCGACATCAGCACGCTGGCAGACCCCACGGCCATCGAAGACCTGGCCTCTTTTGAGTAG
- a CDS encoding thioredoxin domain-containing protein — protein sequence MPSDKTKPNRLINEKSTYLQQHAYNPVEWFPWGQEAFDLSKRLDRPIFLSIGYATCHWCHVMEKESFEDPEVAKVLNEIFVCVKVDREELPDIDSMYMEFAQSMMSGSAGWPLNLVLTPDLHPFFATTYMPPIARHGMLGVIEMAKRIQTIWEGEEREGVTQKAERIVEVFRQNVHVKGDEIPDENVIENTVEMIYKLADPIWGGMRGSPKFPIGYQYNFMTRHACLSNDSRPLFFVQRTLEMMHRGGIFDHLGGGFARYSVDERWQIPHFEKMLYDNSLLLSSYTEGYMATKNEEFKEVALETADYLLRDMWNDKGGFSSAEDADSEGKEGYFYTFDYEEVMQAIGQEEGALFAEYFGITKNGNFEGRNVLHVQIPFNEFASHKGIEPGLLKELFSLQRKTLFEIRDARVHPIKDDKVLSSWNGLAIASLSDLGRVCQRKDCIEFAAKAASFILENMVRDDSLYRRWKDGELKWPGGLDEYAYFIKGLLSLFEATQNTRWLVSAINFAEVVKERFKEEGGAFFQTEEETSVLIRKCQFADGAEPSGNGVHAENLLRLYQLTQNADYLHQAEDIFKAAAKFLEAYSPGYCYHVMALLRYYDHDAPTIIVALNESEDFYFQLKKTISTLYIPHALVLFINEDDSLGEWLPMIRGKEALQGRTTLYICREGVCEKPITDFDEMLLSLHRL from the coding sequence ATGCCCAGTGACAAGACAAAACCGAACAGACTCATCAACGAGAAATCGACCTATTTGCAGCAGCATGCCTATAACCCGGTTGAGTGGTTTCCCTGGGGGCAAGAGGCTTTTGATCTCTCAAAGCGGCTTGATCGCCCGATCTTCCTCTCTATCGGTTACGCCACCTGCCACTGGTGCCACGTCATGGAGAAGGAGTCATTCGAAGACCCGGAAGTTGCTAAAGTCTTAAATGAAATTTTTGTGTGCGTCAAGGTTGACCGGGAAGAGTTGCCCGACATTGATTCCATGTATATGGAGTTTGCGCAGAGCATGATGTCCGGAAGTGCCGGTTGGCCTCTTAATCTGGTTCTCACCCCCGACCTCCACCCGTTTTTTGCGACGACGTATATGCCGCCCATCGCAAGGCACGGGATGCTTGGTGTTATCGAAATGGCAAAAAGGATCCAGACAATTTGGGAAGGCGAAGAACGGGAGGGTGTTACCCAAAAAGCGGAGAGAATAGTCGAGGTTTTCAGACAGAATGTCCATGTGAAAGGCGATGAGATTCCCGATGAGAATGTGATAGAAAATACCGTAGAGATGATCTACAAGCTCGCAGACCCCATCTGGGGAGGGATGCGCGGCAGCCCCAAGTTCCCGATAGGCTACCAGTATAACTTCATGACACGCCATGCGTGTCTCTCAAACGATAGCAGGCCTCTATTTTTCGTGCAGAGAACCCTCGAGATGATGCATCGCGGAGGTATCTTTGACCATCTTGGCGGAGGTTTTGCCAGATACAGCGTCGATGAGAGGTGGCAGATTCCGCATTTTGAAAAGATGCTCTATGACAATTCCCTGCTGCTCTCTTCCTATACGGAAGGGTACATGGCGACTAAGAATGAAGAGTTTAAAGAGGTCGCCCTCGAGACTGCAGACTACCTCTTGCGCGATATGTGGAACGACAAAGGTGGATTTTCTTCGGCGGAAGATGCTGACTCGGAGGGGAAGGAAGGGTATTTCTACACTTTTGACTACGAAGAGGTCATGCAGGCAATTGGCCAGGAGGAGGGCGCTCTTTTCGCGGAATATTTCGGCATTACGAAAAATGGCAACTTCGAAGGACGCAACGTTTTGCATGTTCAGATCCCGTTCAACGAATTTGCCAGCCATAAAGGAATAGAACCCGGTCTTTTGAAGGAGCTATTCAGCCTCCAGAGAAAGACGTTGTTTGAAATCCGCGACGCAAGAGTTCATCCGATCAAGGACGACAAAGTGTTGTCTTCATGGAATGGGCTGGCGATAGCTTCGCTCTCTGATTTGGGGCGAGTCTGCCAAAGAAAAGATTGCATTGAGTTCGCTGCCAAGGCGGCATCCTTCATCCTCGAGAATATGGTTCGAGACGACTCGCTTTACAGGCGATGGAAAGATGGGGAACTTAAGTGGCCGGGTGGCCTTGATGAGTATGCTTATTTTATCAAGGGACTTCTCTCTCTCTTTGAGGCGACGCAGAACACCCGTTGGCTGGTATCCGCCATTAATTTTGCCGAAGTGGTGAAGGAGAGGTTCAAGGAAGAGGGGGGAGCATTTTTTCAGACGGAGGAAGAGACCAGTGTTCTCATCAGAAAGTGCCAGTTCGCCGATGGCGCAGAACCTTCCGGCAACGGTGTCCATGCAGAAAACCTGCTCCGTCTCTATCAGCTAACCCAAAACGCCGACTATCTCCACCAGGCCGAAGATATATTTAAGGCGGCAGCCAAATTCCTCGAGGCTTATTCTCCAGGGTATTGCTACCACGTCATGGCGCTTCTGCGATATTATGATCACGATGCCCCTACGATCATCGTTGCCTTGAATGAGAGTGAAGATTTTTATTTTCAGCTTAAAAAGACCATTTCAACCCTTTATATCCCCCACGCCCTAGTCTTGTTTATCAATGAGGATGACTCGCTCGGAGAGTGGTTGCCGATGATCCGGGGAAAGGAAGCTTTGCAGGGGAGGACAACACTCTACATCTGCCGTGAAGGGGTTTGTGAAAAACCCATCACAGACTTTGATGAAATGCTGCTGAGTCTGCATCGTCTTTAG
- a CDS encoding family 1 glycosylhydrolase has protein sequence MQKVVNTLVSFFSWNLRALASSLAPSEGPAGGANTAGKVILYSLQFFTKTLPLAFLLALSLPLALVAKAIGLLLGNNHETVFAAFEKNPDWNQPIDNEIEIGVTTSEYQVNGADNFPNSSWAQWEKSRHPSGAPCIEDEDRSGRSLDFWRKPQDLIDKLRLLNLKRYRFSVEWSAVEPEKGLIDQEALQRYKSLCEALKEAGIEPFVTLHHFSDPTWFLREGGFEKEHNIGLFTGFAETVHKALSPWVKEWVTFNEPAIYAFQGYFRGEYPPGVKDAYRTGSVLKHLLQAHCQTYDRLKPLDGAGKIGIAHNFLRFKPYSPYNPLEKLACHYLTMITHRSVMDFFRTGQFQFQIPLAANLFFQEHSIKDKFDFFGVQYYTDPLIRMEPSSKIMDSTCYPHEKMTDMPYRFFPQGLATALEECHALGKPIWITETGAAAKDDDQKEFIEKALRAASFAKSRGIDVTRVHVWTLQDNFEWNMGWKKRFGLFSFNPLTQEANLRPSGKLIQELTSLCT, from the coding sequence ATGCAGAAAGTCGTGAACACCCTGGTCTCCTTTTTCAGCTGGAATTTACGTGCCTTAGCCTCCTCCCTTGCCCCCTCGGAAGGCCCCGCCGGCGGTGCGAATACGGCAGGCAAAGTGATCCTCTACTCGTTACAATTTTTCACAAAGACCCTACCGCTTGCCTTCCTTCTGGCTCTCTCACTCCCTTTAGCGCTCGTTGCAAAGGCCATCGGCCTACTTTTGGGCAACAATCATGAAACCGTTTTTGCCGCCTTTGAAAAAAATCCCGACTGGAATCAGCCTATCGACAATGAAATCGAGATCGGTGTCACCACGTCCGAGTATCAAGTCAATGGTGCGGACAACTTCCCCAATTCTTCTTGGGCCCAGTGGGAAAAGAGCAGGCATCCGAGCGGCGCTCCCTGTATAGAGGACGAGGATCGCTCCGGACGCTCGTTAGATTTTTGGCGCAAGCCGCAAGATCTGATCGACAAACTCCGCCTGCTCAATTTAAAGCGCTACCGCTTCTCGGTAGAATGGAGTGCGGTCGAACCTGAGAAAGGGTTGATCGACCAAGAAGCCCTTCAGCGCTATAAAAGCCTCTGCGAAGCACTTAAAGAAGCAGGAATCGAGCCCTTCGTCACTTTGCACCACTTCAGCGACCCGACCTGGTTTCTTAGGGAGGGCGGTTTTGAAAAAGAGCATAACATCGGCCTTTTCACCGGCTTTGCTGAAACGGTACATAAAGCGCTCTCACCTTGGGTCAAGGAGTGGGTAACATTCAATGAGCCTGCGATATACGCCTTTCAAGGGTATTTCAGAGGAGAATACCCCCCGGGAGTTAAAGACGCGTACCGTACCGGCTCTGTTCTGAAACATCTTCTGCAAGCGCATTGTCAAACATACGACAGACTGAAGCCGCTTGATGGTGCCGGCAAAATTGGCATTGCGCACAACTTCCTGCGCTTCAAGCCCTACAGTCCATACAATCCGCTAGAGAAGCTTGCCTGCCATTATCTGACGATGATTACTCACCGGTCTGTCATGGACTTCTTCAGGACCGGGCAGTTCCAATTCCAGATTCCCTTAGCTGCCAACCTCTTCTTTCAAGAGCACTCCATCAAAGACAAATTCGATTTTTTTGGCGTGCAATATTATACCGATCCCCTGATCAGGATGGAGCCCTCCTCTAAAATCATGGACAGCACCTGCTATCCCCACGAAAAAATGACCGATATGCCCTACCGCTTTTTCCCTCAAGGTCTTGCCACAGCGCTCGAAGAGTGCCACGCGCTTGGAAAGCCTATATGGATTACAGAAACAGGGGCAGCGGCCAAAGATGACGATCAAAAAGAATTTATCGAAAAAGCGCTAAGAGCGGCATCGTTCGCCAAAAGCCGGGGCATCGATGTCACACGGGTTCATGTGTGGACGCTGCAGGATAATTTCGAGTGGAACATGGGATGGAAAAAGCGCTTCGGCCTATTCAGTTTCAACCCTTTGACTCAAGAAGCCAATTTAAGACCATCCGGAAAATTGATTCAGGAGCTGACTTCACTCTGCACGTAA
- a CDS encoding sodium-dependent transporter — protein sequence MQRESWGSKLGFIMAVAGSAIGLANIWRFPYLVGKFGGAAFIMVYILFLFLIGFPVLISEITLGRRAQSSPSGAFKMIGGKGWAYAGKLTILTGFLVASFYSVVAGWVLGYLVEALFGQMNHFTSNESSLAHFTTLISTPWWTVLFLSLFLVLCTSVLYLGVQQGIERGNKILMPVLFLTLIFLVVRGLFMPNAKEAIAFLLSPDWSILTGEGILAALGQAFFTLSLGQGTMVTYGSYLQKKENILTTCIPVVSMDFAVSILSAIAVFTIAFSVGIEPDSGPSLVFHTLPWVFSQLTGGYLIALIFFLLVFLAALTSEISAMEPSIAYLRDEFGWSRHLATVVVAAGALLLGIPSALSYSLLKDTTFFGKPFLEFMEFLCGNILIPLGGLLAVGSVAYLWGVKGALEEIETGDGGLIKRNKWIGVYLSVCFRYVAPLFIIFVFLNALGIFG from the coding sequence ATGCAAAGAGAATCCTGGGGCTCAAAACTTGGCTTTATCATGGCGGTCGCCGGGTCCGCGATCGGCCTGGCAAATATCTGGCGCTTCCCCTATCTGGTAGGCAAATTCGGCGGGGCAGCCTTTATCATGGTCTATATTCTATTCCTGTTTCTAATCGGATTTCCCGTTCTGATCAGCGAAATCACCCTCGGTAGAAGGGCACAATCCAGCCCGAGCGGCGCCTTTAAGATGATAGGTGGAAAAGGGTGGGCCTACGCCGGCAAACTCACCATCTTAACCGGATTCTTAGTCGCAAGCTTCTACAGCGTCGTCGCCGGGTGGGTTCTCGGCTATTTGGTGGAAGCGCTCTTCGGACAGATGAACCACTTCACCTCGAACGAATCGTCACTCGCCCACTTTACAACCCTGATATCCACCCCCTGGTGGACAGTCCTCTTCCTTTCCCTGTTTCTCGTCCTCTGCACAAGCGTGCTCTATCTCGGCGTGCAACAAGGGATTGAAAGGGGAAACAAAATCTTGATGCCCGTCCTGTTTTTGACCCTCATTTTTCTTGTCGTCAGGGGGCTTTTTATGCCCAACGCTAAAGAAGCGATCGCTTTTTTACTCTCGCCAGATTGGTCGATTCTAACAGGAGAGGGAATTCTCGCGGCCCTCGGTCAGGCGTTCTTTACCTTAAGTCTTGGGCAAGGCACCATGGTCACCTATGGAAGCTACCTCCAGAAAAAGGAGAATATCCTCACAACGTGCATTCCTGTGGTAAGCATGGACTTTGCCGTCTCCATCCTCTCTGCAATCGCCGTCTTCACCATCGCCTTTTCAGTAGGGATCGAGCCCGACTCCGGACCGAGCCTGGTGTTTCACACGTTGCCCTGGGTTTTCAGTCAGCTGACCGGTGGCTATCTGATTGCGCTGATCTTTTTTCTGCTGGTGTTCCTGGCAGCGCTCACCTCAGAAATCTCCGCAATGGAACCTAGCATCGCGTATCTCAGAGACGAGTTCGGATGGTCGCGCCACCTGGCAACCGTCGTTGTCGCCGCCGGAGCACTCCTCCTCGGCATCCCCTCAGCCCTCTCCTACAGTTTACTTAAAGACACGACATTTTTTGGCAAACCCTTCCTTGAGTTCATGGAGTTTCTCTGCGGGAACATCCTGATACCGCTCGGCGGTCTTCTGGCGGTGGGAAGCGTCGCCTACCTCTGGGGCGTCAAAGGCGCGCTCGAGGAAATCGAGACCGGAGACGGCGGACTGATCAAGAGAAACAAATGGATCGGCGTTTACCTCTCTGTTTGCTTCCGCTATGTCGCCCCCCTCTTTATTATCTTTGTATTTCTTAATGCTTTAGGTATTTTCGGTTAG
- the queA gene encoding tRNA preQ1(34) S-adenosylmethionine ribosyltransferase-isomerase QueA produces MDPTLLKSYSYHLPEELIAKKPASPRDSSRLMVIERSSGTIRIGIFRDLLSLVGPHDRFVVNNTKVFKARLLGMKPGTGGKCEVFLLKEISKGRWQALVRPGKKMPHGTVVEFSPHFYCQILDTLPDGSRIVQFPQEVDVLQQTSLLGHIPLPHYIQRDADDPQDEKDYQTSFASRVGANAAPTAGLHFTDELVSALKNKGNAFFEVTLHVGLGTFRPVQVEDIREHKMHSEWCEITSETASALNQACRGREIAVGTTSCRTLESFADERGQLSSGCHETDIFIYPGYRFKRTNALLTNFHLPESSLLMLVSAFAGPELIKEAYSKAIEERMRFYSYGDAMLIL; encoded by the coding sequence ATGGACCCCACATTACTAAAAAGCTACTCCTATCATCTGCCCGAAGAACTCATCGCTAAAAAGCCGGCCTCTCCTAGAGACAGCTCCCGATTGATGGTGATCGAAAGATCCAGCGGGACAATTCGCATCGGCATCTTCCGGGATCTTCTATCCCTTGTGGGCCCCCATGACCGTTTTGTTGTCAACAACACCAAAGTATTCAAAGCACGTCTGCTTGGGATGAAGCCCGGCACCGGCGGCAAATGTGAAGTGTTCCTGCTCAAGGAGATCTCGAAAGGCAGATGGCAGGCTCTGGTCCGCCCCGGAAAGAAAATGCCTCATGGTACCGTCGTCGAGTTTTCACCTCATTTCTATTGCCAAATCTTAGACACTCTGCCTGACGGATCAAGAATTGTGCAGTTTCCGCAAGAGGTCGACGTGCTGCAGCAAACCTCTCTTTTGGGTCACATTCCCCTCCCCCATTACATCCAGAGGGATGCCGACGACCCCCAGGATGAGAAAGACTACCAAACCTCCTTTGCCTCCCGGGTTGGAGCCAATGCCGCCCCGACAGCGGGACTGCACTTTACCGACGAGCTGGTGAGCGCCCTGAAAAACAAGGGAAATGCCTTTTTTGAAGTGACGCTGCATGTGGGGCTTGGAACATTTCGCCCCGTCCAGGTCGAAGACATCCGTGAGCATAAAATGCACAGCGAATGGTGCGAGATTACAAGTGAAACGGCGTCAGCATTGAACCAGGCCTGTCGAGGCCGGGAGATCGCCGTCGGCACAACCAGCTGCCGCACACTGGAGTCTTTTGCCGATGAGAGAGGGCAGCTCTCCTCCGGCTGCCACGAGACTGATATTTTCATCTATCCAGGCTACCGATTTAAAAGGACAAATGCCCTGCTCACTAATTTTCATCTGCCCGAATCCTCCCTGCTAATGCTTGTCTCTGCATTTGCCGGCCCTGAGCTTATCAAGGAAGCCTATTCCAAGGCGATTGAAGAGAGAATGCGCTTTTACTCCTACGGGGATGCGATGCTGATTTTGTAG
- the ruvB gene encoding Holliday junction branch migration DNA helicase RuvB has protein sequence MSGAFVESTFTKKDVVFELPLRPQSFRDFTGQDGVKERLMVMCGAARKRNEALGHCLLSGPPGLGKTTLATLLSKEMGTNLVTTSGPAIEKPGDLAGVLTSLQEGDILFVDEIHRVPKSVEEYLYSAMEDFSLDIMIDSGPAARSVQVKLNRFTLAAATTRQGLLTAPLRSRFQLSLRLDYYNPEALVPIILRSARILNTDLNEEGAREIAARARGTPRIANNLLKWVRDYSLMRTAGKLPKETVRDALDMLEIDFLGLDEMDRKILTLLIEDFEGGPVGLNTISVAVGEDSGTIEDVFEPYLIMQGLIKRTPKGRVATLKAYQHLESIQRQMQK, from the coding sequence ATGAGCGGCGCTTTCGTCGAGTCGACGTTCACAAAAAAAGATGTGGTTTTTGAACTGCCCCTAAGACCGCAGTCCTTCCGCGACTTCACGGGACAGGATGGCGTCAAAGAGCGCCTGATGGTCATGTGCGGAGCCGCTAGGAAAAGAAACGAAGCGCTCGGCCACTGTCTTTTGTCCGGACCGCCGGGACTTGGCAAGACAACGCTTGCCACTCTTCTTTCCAAAGAAATGGGAACCAACCTGGTCACCACATCAGGGCCTGCTATCGAGAAACCAGGCGACCTGGCCGGAGTGCTGACCAGCCTGCAAGAGGGAGACATCCTTTTTGTTGACGAGATACACCGTGTGCCGAAATCGGTCGAAGAGTATCTTTACTCGGCCATGGAGGACTTTTCATTAGACATCATGATCGATTCGGGGCCTGCGGCGAGATCCGTCCAGGTGAAGCTGAACCGCTTTACACTGGCTGCGGCGACCACCCGGCAAGGCCTTTTAACAGCCCCGCTCCGCTCACGTTTCCAACTCTCGCTGAGGCTCGATTACTACAATCCTGAAGCCTTAGTTCCGATTATTCTGCGGTCGGCACGCATTCTGAACACAGACCTTAACGAAGAGGGCGCACGAGAAATCGCTGCCCGCGCGCGCGGAACCCCGAGGATTGCCAACAACCTACTCAAATGGGTGCGCGACTACTCTCTGATGCGTACGGCCGGCAAGCTGCCCAAAGAAACTGTCAGGGATGCTTTGGACATGCTTGAGATAGACTTCCTGGGCCTTGACGAGATGGATAGAAAAATACTGACTCTGCTCATTGAAGATTTTGAAGGAGGACCGGTTGGCCTGAACACGATTTCCGTTGCTGTCGGAGAGGACAGCGGCACCATAGAAGATGTGTTCGAGCCCTACCTCATCATGCAGGGATTGATAAAAAGAACACCGAAAGGCCGGGTGGCCACTCTAAAAGCTTATCAGCATTTGGAGTCTATCCAGCGACAGATGCAAAAATGA